In the Syntrophorhabdus sp. genome, CTCTCGGCATTCTCGTCTGGCCCCAGTTCGGGATCGTCTTCCCTTACCTGGCCGTGGTCGTCGTGCTCCTTTTCCGGCCGACGGGGCTTTTGAGGTCGACATGGTGAGGGGTCACGCATGAAAGGCCCTCTTCTTCGCGGCAAAGCTCCCTGGGTCATTGCCGCACTCATCGTTCTCTTCCTCCTCCCCCTGTTCCTGGACAGGTTCTACGTCTATCTGGCGGCGATCATCCTCCTGACGGGACTCTGCGCGACAAGCCTCAATTTCGTCCTCGGCTACGGGGGGGTCTTCCAGTTCCACCATGCCGTCTTCTACGGCGTCGGCGCCTACGGCACGGCGCTCATGATCATCAAGTCGGGTCTGTCACCCTGGCTGGGGTTCGTTGTCGGGCCCGTCGCCGCCGGGATAATGGGGTTCGTCATCGGGGCCATCTGCATCCGTCTTTCCAAGCTCTACTTCGGGATGCTCCAGATATCGCTGGGGTCGCTGGTGTGGGCCATCGTCTACCGGTGGTACTCCTTCACCGGGGGTGATGACGGCATCCACGGCGTCCCCCTTCCCGACATCGTCTCTTCGCCCAACGGGGCATACTACTTCACCCTGATCGTCACCGCCGTGTCCATGTTCATCCTCTACAGGATGATACGGTCCCCCTTCGGGAGCGCCCTCCAGGGGATACGGGACAACCCGGTGCGCTCCGAGATGATCGGCGTCAACGTGAAGCTCCAGCAACTCCTCGCGCTGACCATCGCCGGCTTCTTCGGGGGCGTGGCCGGGTCGCTCTTTGTCGTCGTGGACAACACGGTCTTTCCCGACATGATGTTCTGGACACTCTCTTTGGAGCTCATCATCATGTGCCTCCTCGGCGGGTGGTTCTCCTTTCTCGGCCCCATGGTGGGAGCCGGGATCATAGTTCTCCTCAGGACCTATGTCAGCGGCATCACCGTGTACTGGGCCCTCATCCTGGGCGTCATCATGATGCTCGTCATCTTCTTCCTGCCGAACGGTGTCCTCGGATACCTCGACAGGTTCGTGAAGAAGAAAGCGAGAAGCGCATGATGGGAGCAAGGAGCCTTACGTGCTGGAAGTGACCTCACTCAAGAAATCCTTCGGCGGCTTCAAGGCCGTCAACGATGCGAGCCTGTCCGTGAAGGAAGGCGAGGTCGTCGCCGTCATAGGGCCGAACGGGGCGGGAAAGACGACCCTTTTCAACCTTATCACGGGCGTGTTGAAGCCCGACGACGGAAAGGTCCTCTTCAAGGGTGAGGACATAACCGGGCTTCCCTCCTACAAGGTCTGCCGCAGGGGCATGTCGCGGTCCTTCCAGGTGGTGAACGTCTTTCCCCGGCTCACCGTTTTTGAGAATGTCCAGGTCTCCGTCCTTTCGCAGCAGAAGAGAACGTGGAACCTCTTCGCGCCATCGGCGGGGCTTGCCGTGGGAGAGACGGAAAGGATCCTCGAGAACGTGGGCCTCATTGACATACGGGACGCCACGAGCGCGGCCCTCTCCCACGGCGAGCGCAAGGTCCTTGAGATCGCCATCGCCCTCGGGGGGAACCCCCAGTTCCTCATACTCGACGAGCCCACCGCGGGGATGTCGCCTGAGGAGACGACACGCTGCATCGATCTCATCAGGCAGCTCAAGGAGAAGCTCGGCATCACCATTCTCTTCTGCGAGCACGACATGGAGATCGTATTCTCCATATCGGATCGTATCATGGTCATGGTGCGGGGGTCGACGATCATCGAGGGTACCTGCGACGACGTCAGGTGCTGCCAGGAGGTGCAGGACGCGTATCTCGGCGGGAGCGACACATGCTTGATGTGAACGCCATCGATACCTACTACGGCTTAAGCCACATCCTCTTC is a window encoding:
- a CDS encoding branched-chain amino acid ABC transporter permease; amino-acid sequence: LGILVWPQFGIVFPYLAVVVVLLFRPTGLLRSTW
- a CDS encoding branched-chain amino acid ABC transporter permease, with the translated sequence MKGPLLRGKAPWVIAALIVLFLLPLFLDRFYVYLAAIILLTGLCATSLNFVLGYGGVFQFHHAVFYGVGAYGTALMIIKSGLSPWLGFVVGPVAAGIMGFVIGAICIRLSKLYFGMLQISLGSLVWAIVYRWYSFTGGDDGIHGVPLPDIVSSPNGAYYFTLIVTAVSMFILYRMIRSPFGSALQGIRDNPVRSEMIGVNVKLQQLLALTIAGFFGGVAGSLFVVVDNTVFPDMMFWTLSLELIIMCLLGGWFSFLGPMVGAGIIVLLRTYVSGITVYWALILGVIMMLVIFFLPNGVLGYLDRFVKKKARSA
- a CDS encoding ABC transporter ATP-binding protein; translated protein: MLEVTSLKKSFGGFKAVNDASLSVKEGEVVAVIGPNGAGKTTLFNLITGVLKPDDGKVLFKGEDITGLPSYKVCRRGMSRSFQVVNVFPRLTVFENVQVSVLSQQKRTWNLFAPSAGLAVGETERILENVGLIDIRDATSAALSHGERKVLEIAIALGGNPQFLILDEPTAGMSPEETTRCIDLIRQLKEKLGITILFCEHDMEIVFSISDRIMVMVRGSTIIEGTCDDVRCCQEVQDAYLGGSDTCLM